ACTTCTCTGAACGATGACTCCTATGAGCCCTGTACTCTCtgcaacaaagaagaaacaagtTTAGAATTGACATTATGGTCACAAATATGCTTTCATGctgcttaaatatttaagagaGTCGGCTTCTGTTTCCGTTTGCTGGTCGACGTTTCTTGACATTGAAATCTTAGAGCCCATCGTTCCATGACACAAAACCCGTCGTGAATTGACActttataaacaaactgaactgaattaaatgtgAGAGCACTGGCTGGCTATGAAAACACTTTCTAGTTTCACATGACTCTCAGTGTATGAAACAAGTCTTCTTTACTGGTCACTAGTTataccaaaataataaatagttatACTTGTATAGTGATTGGTTCTGTAGCAGTTAGATTACTTGGATTGCAAGTCaactagtttttcttttgtctataGGAAACAAAACTTTGTATGTTTATTAGGAAATGTAACATAATCAGTTGGTAAAATTCAATGAGAATATTTAAGAAACTTGCCtatcagtttctgtttctgtttgaaaagccTCATTACAATTTTAGCAACATTCCAAGATATATTTTCCTAGACTTTTCAGTtcttttctttagttatttCTATAATGAAAAGAagcactgctttaaaaaaaagacaaaaatgattcCTACAGTCGATTTCTTAAACTGTATCTTTTTTAGCAGTAAGCATGGTTACTGTTAGTCTTAGTGGTAGTCAACTGTGTTTGTTCCCTTGGGCTTCAAATGGCTTGTTAAACCTTTTGTGGTTTAAGAACAAAAGGTTTAAACACCTTACTTCTTATTTAAACACCTTACTGATACTGAATAAAGTATTCAGTATGAAAAATACTGAACAAAGCTAATTTTGAGTCCCTTCCACAACACATCCATTCTGCAGTGTTCTGGCTCGCATAACATAGATATGATGCATTAGCCAATTGTTGACCTTAGTCtagctaaataaaacttgtttgagTTGCAAATGTTGCCCGATCATTTGGAAAGTGATAAGTTGTAAATATCTACCgtagaaatagaaatagaaaaccTCCTGTCAGTTTCAGAGAGCTGCtactttcttttaattcttaagtttaaaataaatgaatgagtgCATTTTATTGTATGGGATTTTgatatttctggaaaaaataactcaataaaAAGATGTACTGTTGTTAGTGTCATTTCAGTGACAGAATTTAGTGCTATTTTTCCTTAGACAAACCAGAGGAACTGCTGAAGTCCAGCTCAAAGTTTCCATTTCTGGTCACTGGCCAGTTGcttagttatttaaaaaaaaaaacactttacctTTAAGGGctatttaagtttaaattttgCACTTTTATGGTCTTTTGCCTGGCTTACAAGAAAAGTGAGATGCGCCCGTCCTACATGCTGTGGCAACAGACACAGTGTAGTTGGTGTTTGCTCATTTGCACTTCTTTGTTTATCTTATTCCTATAAACTAATATTTGTTGCTCTTATCAGTCTGATAACCCCCCGCCCCACTCAATGGCAACATCTCACGGCAACGGCTATTGTTTTATGTCAAGTTACTTTTGAATGTACATTAGAGAACAAATGCATATTCCTGTTTACCCATTTTCCCATATATTTTTCCACTCATCTCCTCGTATGCGTCAAGACAGTTTAGAAACTATATTGAATGAAGCGATGCTCCTCCAGAGCCATATGAGAGAGAAATAGAACAGTGTGTTGTGTCCCAgacctgaaaacacaaagaacatttttttttagacatgtCTGTATTTCCCCCTCCCTGCTGCATTCATTGAATCATGAGTTGTGGCCCCGAAAATGAAAGTCAgcactggctgctgctgctttcagagCTTGATTTACAGAGACTAATGttgtggaaacacacacacacgcacacacacacacgcaactTTGCTCTATGAAATTCAAGTTTATAGCCATAGGCTGAGAGAGGAGCAAAGCCATTTTGATATAACAGTGATGTCAGCAAGAAACCCCGGCTACACATCAGTCCACTTTTAATACCACGGCTCCCATATTTTACATTCACTAATTAAATGCACCAGTAGTAAAATCTTTTGGCTATTAAAAAGGTTTGCAGCTGCATTAATCCTGCCGTGTTTTCGCCTTTTGCTGCAAATGGAAAACTGCACTTAAAGCTCTTTTCCTCATCCAGTCTCAAAGAGTACCACTCTATCCAATTAAATAATGCGCAAGTACTCTTTCAGCAGAACGGGAGGCGGGGGGAGGGGCAGAAAAGTGACGATGTTTCTCCCATGTTAAGTAGGATTTTGATTTTATCTACAATTTCATAATCTCGGGCTAATACCTCTTCCTCTGATTCACACACCTTTGCTGCAGCGGATTTACAATTTCACATTCTGCAGGGTGACAAACTTTGACTCCAAAAATTGAAGAGAGGGTGTTGCGATCGTTAGCACTGTAACTTGGCTGCAGCATTGTGGCCGTCTTTGTGCTGCGCTCAGTCAAGTCACTGCCAAGAGAAgcttttcttctgaaaatagaaattcaAAGCAAACTTCACGTGAAAGGTCATATTTGCTGGAAACTGTTTAAGCACATCGCCATATCAGAAAGCAGCACCATGAataatgtgaaattatttttaattatctgtttttaaGACGTAAGAAACATTGACTGTATAAAGAGAGGAATTAAGATGGTTAATTGTACTTTTTGGTCTAAAGAAAATTTTCGCAGGAGAACCAAGGGAAGAAGCAAGTAAGTAGATGTTTGAAGGATGAGGATCTGTTCAATTATTCAGCTCAGACCAGCTGTTTGCTCAATGCAGCTTAAAGGTGTACGGGAAAATTataccaaagaaaaacatgtcagGGCAGCTTgtaataaagttataataaaatCTAGCAAAATCCAGTCAAAGTAAaaccttgttttctttgtgcgaATTTCCATCACATTCATGGCATTTCTGAGCTCACTGACAACATCCACGCAAAGCACAACTCTGCTCTGTGCCTCCACGTTCTTGTCGTATCTCTCTAATCGCCACTGTGGGTCTGTTTGTGCTCCTTTGGCTTCCTGTCTGCCGCAGGCTGCAGCTGATTATGCCAAGGCCCACCTGCCTGAGTCTCtgaggcagcagctgcaggccTTGGAGAGGGAGAAGAGGGAGAGCGCTGTGTCTTACGCCAGCATTCTCGAGCAGCGCATCCTGACTGTGGATCGGGAGATGGTGGACAAGCTCTCCGCCAACCATGATGAAGCAGGTCGGGAGGGGGAGGGGGTAGGGGAGGAGGGCGGCCGGAGGGAGGGGGATAAATTAACGTGAACCGCAGCAGCCCAGTGAAGAGAGAAACTGTGATAAACTGGGATCAACTTTTggtgcaatattttttttttttggtcacataCTCTCTTAATGTGGTCTAGAACAATctctggtaaaaataaaaaataaaaaatctgttccaCATCATCCTAAACATACCCTATAGGGGAAGTTTCGTGAAAAGATGCAAATACACTTTTCAGataatgttttgtgaaaagaaaatacagaatttactCTTAGCAACAATATTTTCCAACTATGTAGTAATTAAAACAAGATAttgagtacatttttaaatatttgaagttttcaTGATGTGATTTTAAACatgttctggtttctgttgTTCCCTTTGAACTTCTCATTCAGGTACAACATGCCTGATGGCCCTGTTGTCAGACAGAGAGCTCACTGTGGCCAACGTTGGAGACTCGCGCGGAGTGTTGTGTGACAAAGACGGGAATGCCGTTGCGCTGTCGCACGACCACAAGCCATATCAGCTGAAAGAGCGCAAGAGGATCAAGAGAGCAGGTAGATGCTGAGGCAGTACTGCAATGCATCCAACATGATCTACTGCAACACCCTTCGCTGTGATTTTAGTGTTCTTTGTTGCCATCTGTAGGGGAAATCCAAAATAGCATTCTGTTAAAATGTACTGcatcaggggaaaaaaaaaaaattctacacaCTGATATCTCTGCGATTTCTGCATTTTGATTATGTGATACACTGCTGGCTTCTGTATTTCTATTCaagattttttcacttttttctcaaatttattaGGTTATTTAGGAATCTCTATGGTGGCCAGTTCAactggaaaaaagtaaaaaaaaaatttaacaacttTTACCCACTTTAACCCAAGTCTAGATATCAGTTTACCCCCTTTTACCTCATTAGACTTGTTTTTACAAAGTACTTAAACTTTTGCTCAAatggtcttttttattttcattttcatttgttgcagAACAGCTATACCATATAAACCTTTTAGTGGTCATAATCACAACAgcacaatttgttttaatagCTTTTTTATAACAGAagtggacatttttttctgaaataacttTGTATTAATGTTTACTTGCAGGAGGCTTCATCAGTTTTAATGGATCCTGGCGAGTTCAAGGAATACTGGCCATGTCTCGCTCCTTGGGGGACTACCCTCTCAAGAACCTCAACGTGGTCATTCCCGACCCAGATataatgacctttgacctggacaAGCTACAGCCTGAGTTTATGATCCTAGCATCTGACGGTCTTTGGGACGCCTTCAGTAATGAGGAGGCGGTGCGCTTTGTCCGCGAGCGCCTGGACGAGCCTCACTTCGGTGCCAAGAGCATCGTCCTTCAGTCGTTCTACCGCGGTTGCCCCGACAACATCACAGTCATGGTGGTAAAGTTTAAAAGTGGAGCTGGGGGCAGTAGCAAGGCCGGTGTGTAGTTCTGGGGAGTTCACACTGTGATCAGAACGATTGTTTTTTACCCCTCGTCTGGATGCAGCAGGAAGGTTACAGGAAAGCTGAGGTGTCGGCACATACATTTCCTCATGTAAGGACAAAGCTATGTTTTTCAATTGTCAGTTTATTCAGAAAAGGACATTTAAACATACTGTAACTAACCTTTGTATGAATGATcaattcttggaaaaaaaaaccataagtGCAGAGTAAGTACAGAACTACTACAGACACAGGGGATTTTCTCTTAACCAGCACATACCAGACTGTGACTGCTTTACTTCTGTTTACTATAAATTGCACATGAACAGTACAACTCCACTGGAAGCTTTTGACGGGATGCTTTAAGGAAAAACTGTGTTACTATAGGAAGGTGCTAAAGCTGTAAATGCAAAACCACAGGCTTGTGGTAATATGATAATGCTCTGAATTGTATGCATCTAATCTTTCGTATTGAACAGAAGCAGTTTGTCATATTAAACAACAAGGCTGCAGCAGATCCAATATACTTAATTAACTTGAAGCATTGCTGTGCACAGATCTAACCTTTGAGTGTACAGAACTTACCCCCTGCATACTTGAATGGTTCCTGTTTAGTGTTGACAGTCTCGCCCTCAGCATGCATTCAGCATTAATGCATGCTGAACTGCATGGATTCTAGAAATAAGCTGTCGACACGACCAGTAGGGCGGCAGACAACACAGTGCTCCTACTGTGACTT
This is a stretch of genomic DNA from Gambusia affinis linkage group LG12, SWU_Gaff_1.0, whole genome shotgun sequence. It encodes these proteins:
- the ppm1la gene encoding protein phosphatase 1L — encoded protein: MIGDTMTLLSLLGRIMRYFLLRPETLFLLCISLALWSYFFHTDEVKTIVKSSRDAVKMVKGKVAEMMQNDRLGGLSVLDAEFSKTWAFKNNNVAVYSIQGRRDHMEDRFEVLTDITNKSHPSIFGIFDGHGGEAAADYAKAHLPESLRQQLQALEREKRESAVSYASILEQRILTVDREMVDKLSANHDEAGTTCLMALLSDRELTVANVGDSRGVLCDKDGNAVALSHDHKPYQLKERKRIKRAGGFISFNGSWRVQGILAMSRSLGDYPLKNLNVVIPDPDIMTFDLDKLQPEFMILASDGLWDAFSNEEAVRFVRERLDEPHFGAKSIVLQSFYRGCPDNITVMVVKFKSGAGGSSKAGV